The sequence below is a genomic window from bacterium 336/3.
TGGATTCAAGTGCTACTGATGAGTCTTGTGATGTTTTTTCAAACAAAAATATTACAAGCTCAACAACCTATATTTAAACACCTTACGATTGAATTGGGTTTGCCAAGCAATATGGTGTACGATTGCTTTCAAGACTCAAAAGGCTTTATGTGGTTTGCTACTGATGCAGGCATCAGCAAATACAACGGACAAACATTTGTAAATTTTACTATTTCGGATGGTTTAAAAGACAACGAAAACTTTCAGATTCGAGAAGATTCACAAGGTAGGATATGGTTTCTTTCGTTTAATGGAGGAATATGCTATTTCCAAAACGGAATAATTCATAATCTAGATCAAAAATTAAGAGAACAAAATGTCAAATTTAATTCTACACTGGTTGCATTTTTTGAAGATTCAAAAAAAAATATTTGGTTAAGTAGTGTAATAGGTTTCTTATGCATCAAACCTGATATGTCAGTATCGTATTTTCCTCAAAAAAGCTCAGTTTTAAAATTTTGGGAAGAAAAAGGGCATGTTTATTTTTTTACAAGAGAAGGAGTACATATCTTGAATGATAATTTGAAAGATTACTCTATTATTCTACAATTATCTTTTTCATATCAGGACATCATTAAATTCCATACTTCTGCCATCAGTCCTAATCTAGATGATACATTCTTTTATGGAGGATATAAAATTAATATCAAAACAGGTGAAGTTCAGGAGTATTTTCAGAAAAAAGAACGTTCTCTCCTCAGATATTGCCAAACAGATGATTCTCAAATATGGATAGGAACTAGTACAGGGGCGTATGTAATGCAAAAAAATAAACCATTTAGCTTTCAGAAAGCTATTTTGGCGAAAGAAGCAGTTACTTGTATCCGAAAAGACAGAGACAATGGTTTTTGGTTTACGACACTCAACAATGGTGTATTTTATACACCTTCTATTGAAGCAAACAAATACACAACTCAAGATGGTCTGTTACAAAATCATATTTCGTGTATTACCAGCGATAAAAATCAGAATATTTGGATAGGTTATCATCAATTTAAAATATCAAGATTTAATAATGAAAAAATAAGCCATTACGATTTACATACACCTCAATATAATTACAATACTATTCACAGAATCAATAAAATGCTGAATATGGGTGATAGTATTTGGGTGCTTACAGATCAGACCATTATTAATTTTAAAGAAACAAAAGGTGTTTTAGTTCAATATTCAGATTATCAGATTAATGCAAGAGGTTTTGCAATCACAAAAGATACGCTTTGGGTTGGTGGGCATAGGGGTGTTTTGTTTCAAAATAAAACTAAAAAAGATTTCACATTGTATTCTTCTTATCGTGTATTCAGTGTGTCAGGCTCATCAAATGGTACAATTTGGTTTAGCACCCATAAAGGCTTGCATAAGCTACAAAATAAAAAAGAAAAGGATTTTAGTCAAAATCCGAACCTAAACGTGAGAATCAGTGATATTTTGGTAGATCGTAACCAGCAAGTCTGGGTAGCAACATTGGGAAAAGGGTTGGTATTACTCAATAACAAAGATTCTGTTGTAAACGTATGGCAAGAAAAACATGGCTTGAACAGCAATATTGTCAAAAGAATATTTTTAGAGCAGAAAAATAATACTTTATGGGCGATTACCAACAAATCTGTGTATAAAATTGAGAATAAAAAGCTAGAGGAAGTATATGCTTTGCCCATAGGATATTTGAATGATGTGCATGTGACCAATGATACAATTTGGCTTGCAAGTTCTGAGGGGCTTATCAAAATGCCTAAAAGAGAAAAAAGTAATTATAAAAAGGTTGTCTATTTGACAGATGTATGGGTCAATAATCAAAAAATAGATTTCCAAAATCGTCCTATTCAATTATCAGCAAATCAGAACAATCTCAGAATTGGTTTTACGCATGTTTCTTTTGTAGATACGGATTTCTATTATCGTTATAAGCTCAAAAGCAATCAGAAAGAGTGGAGTTATACCAATTCCAACATGATAGAGTTGTCATCATTACCACCTGATGAATACCAAATTAGCATACAAGTAGCTTCTTCTAAAAATATAGAAGATACCCCCATTACACAATTTCAGTTTGTCATTAAACCTCATTTTTGGCAAGAAACATGGTTTTTTTTACTTGTAGGCTTGTTAATGACAGCAGGTATAGGGCTTATTTGGCATATCAAGTACAGAGTTGCTTATCAAAAAATGATGTTGAAAGGTAAAATAGCAGATTTAGAATTGCGTACATTAAGAGCTCAGATGAATCCTCATTTTATTTTTAATATTTTAAACACCATCCAGACATTTTTTTTACAACAAAATATCAAAGCAGCCAATAAACTGTTGAGTCAATTTAGTCGTCTGGTTCGATATGTTTTGGACAATACCTCTCAAAATTTTACACCTTTACAACAAGAAATAGAGCAGTTGAGGAATTATATAGAGTTAGAAAAAAGTCGGTTTGAGTTTGAAACTGAAATGATCGTAGAGGCTTCTTTACAAACACAAAATGTCCAAGTTCCTTCTATGCTCATTCAGCCAGTTGTAGAGAATGCCATTATTCATGGGTTATCTCCTAAAAAAGAAAACAAAAAATTATTGATTTGTTTTTCTCAAGAAAATCAACAAATTAAAATTATAATTGAAGACAACGGAGTGGGACGAAAACATAAATCTAACCCTTCTAATCATATTTCAAGAGGTCTGAAACTCATAGAAGAACGACTAAGTTTTTTAAATTTACATTATCATAATCAATCCAAAATGGTATTTCACGATTTGACAGACAAAGACGGAAATGCTTTGGGTACAAAAGTAGAAATATATATATGACATCACTCTCCGCCATTATCATAGATGACGAAATTCAAGCAACCAAGACCTTGGAACTGTTGATAGAAAATTATTATTCCTCAGAGGTGAATATTGTAGCAAAAGCGACTTCATGTGTAGAAGCTATTGCACAAATTAATCAGTTTGAACCAGATATTGTATTTTTAGATATTTCTATGCCCAATGGTTCAGGTTTTGATTTATTTAACTATTTTCCAACACCCTACTTTGAGGTAATCTTCACAACAGCTTACAATCAATACGCTTTGCCCGCCATCAAAGTATCAGCAATAGATTATTTGTTAAAACCCATTGATATTGACGAGCTGGGATCAGCTATTCAGAAGGTAAAAACAAAACTGAAAAAGCAGGAAATCGTAGCTCCTTTGGGGAATAAATCAATTGCTTTACCATTTCAAGAAGGCTTTGTATTTGTAAATATTACAGATATTATTTATTGTAAGGGAGATGACAATTATACAGTTTTTTATATGCAAAATGGTGAAAAACACATTGTGAGCAAAACTCTTAAAGAGTATGAACGTATGTTGCCATCACAATACTTCATACGCATACATCGCTCATATCTCATTCAGATTAGCTACATGAAAAAGTACCTCAAAGGGGCAGGGGGTTACGTAGAAATGAGTAATAATGATGTCCTGCCTGTTTCTAGAAACAAAAAAGAAAGTTTACTCATGCTGATGAATTATTAATTTAAAATTTACCCTTCAACTGTTCAGCATATTTGGCTGCAATTTCAGGAGTTATTTCTTTTTCAGGGTGGATATGCAATAATTCTGGGTAGCCAGCATGGTGCAGAATAATGCGTTTGGTTTCTTGGTTATCTTCACCATTAAAAATAATGCCTTTTACTTTCAGATTTCGGCGTTTCATTTCTTGAATAGAAAGCAAACTATGATTGATACAACCCAAATAAATATTAATCACAAAAATAACTTCTACATCAAACCTTTGAGCTATATCTGCCACAAAATGAGTGTCATTCAAGGGCACAAGCAAACCACCAGCTCCTTCAATGAGTAAGGTGTTTTCGGTTTCAGGCAAAAAGATTTTTTCAATATCTATGGTTCTACTTTCTGCTTTGGCTGCATCATGAGGCGAGGCAGGCTTCTGAAACTCATAAGCAGAAGGGTGTATTTTTATATCAAAACTTACTAAATTTTTAACTGTATCAGCATCTTTGGGCATACCTGATTGAATAGGCTTCCAATAATCAGCTTTGAGGGCTTGGGCTACAATGGCACTGACAAGGGTTTTGCCAGAATCGGTATGAATGGCACTAATGAAATAACGCATTTTAAATGAGGAGGTATAAATGATAGGTTTTAAATGAATAATGTTTTTTGAGAAAGGAGATAAGAAAAAGGATAATAGAATGATTGGTTAATGGTATTACTTTTTCTTTTATCTATTTTCTTTCTCTTCACAATAACAAACTACAATTTTTCTGCTAATGTTTTGGCTTTTTTCATGCAATCGGGAATCGAAACACCACCTTTCCAACTTGCACAAATATAAAGGTTTTGTTTTTCGAGGCTTTCAGCTATTTCATAACTTTCAGCAATGTATTTGTCATATTGTGGAATAGCTTTTTCCCAACGAAAAATTCTTTGAGTAACAGGTAATGTTTGTATTCCATATAATTCACGCAATTCTTTCTGAACTTTTCCCATAATCTGATGGTCTTCCATGCGTGTTTTTTCATAACCTCTACTACCACCTACAAAAGTTGTAAAAAGTACTTCATTATCTTTACATCTGCCCGAAAAAACAGAACTACTCCACACATGTCCCAAACTAAACAAACCTTCTTTGGAAGGATGCAAAGCCCCAAACCCATTGAGAGGCATTTTTAAATCATTTTTGTAATAAATAGTATGAACAGCCACCATAGGAGCGTACGCTATTTTTTGTAAACTTTCTCCAAATTTAGGATTCGATTTGATAAAAAATGGTGCAGATTGATGGGCTGTGGTAGTTAGTACGACTTTAGAAGCCTGATAAGTAGCTTCATCAGTTACAATTTCCCATTTTTTATTATCCAGTTTATTTATTTCCTGAACACCTTTCTCCGAATATGTAATCTTGATTTTGGAAGCAATGGCTTTGGGGAGCGTTTGCATACCATTTTTAAATGAAACGACTCTTTTGCGTTCCGTAGATTTGTTTTTCTTTAAGCCTTTCAAAATAGAGCCATATTGAGTTTCCATTTCTACAAGCGAAGGGAAAGTATATTGAACAAGCAATTCATCAGGGTTTCCCGCATAAATACCTGAAACAAAAGGATCAAGGGCATAATCTACCACTTCTCTACCAAAACGCCTTTCAAAAAACTCTGTTAGTGTTTCTTGAGCATGTGTTTTTGACTTTACTTTACTTTCTCCAAATATCTTCAATTTGGTTTTCCAATTAAAGAAACTATTGAAAAGTAAAGAAATAGGGGAAGATGGAAGTTTTCTGTATGCACCATTTTTATATACATACCTGTTTTTGCTTACGATATTGGCATCTACGATTTCATTAGAAATACCAAGTTCTTCTAAAAAACTTAGAATCTCATGGTCACAAAGTAAAGAATTAGGACCCAGCTCATACAAATACTCTTGCTCTCTAACTGAACGAATATACCCACCAGCCTGATTTTCATTACTTTTTAATTCGAGTAGAACATAATCTTTCTTTTGTTTTTCTAAATGATAGGCTAAAGTAAGCCCCGAAATACCTGCTCCAATAATGACAATCATAGTGCTGAAATTTTACTTCTAAAGAAACTGCTTTTGCAATATAAATGCAAGTTTTAAAGCCAAAAAATAATATTCATAACTATTTTACTGCGAATATTTTAGGATGAAAATTAAATCAAATGTAAAAAAAATTGTAAAAAATAAAGGTTACTATATTTATTCAGTTTGAATATAGTAGTATTAAAAGTGAAATTTATAAAACTACGCTTTGACTGCAGCAAATAATAGTTCTATAAATACTAAACAGGTGCTATGTTAAACTATTCATGTATTAAAACTTTAAATCCTTTATGTTAAAACAATTTTTATTAAAAAGCCTGCTTTTTAGCTTTATAGCCACCACTGTATTTTTTAGCTGTAAAAAAAATAATACAACTGACCCAGACCCAAAACTCGAAGAACCCAATAATGCAGTCAATACTCTTATTTTTGGCGTAGTTACAGATGAAAATAACAAACCATTATCAGGAGTAACAGTCAATATTAATAATCAAGATGTTCTAACGGATAATAATGGTGGGTTTACAAGTAAAGGAGTAAACATTACTCAAAGAACAGTTTTAAAAGCAAACTATAACGGTTATTTCCAAAGTATCCATCTTTTAGAACTTGATGGTAAGAAAACACAAAATGTTCAAATAAAACTTCAGAAAAAAGTAGTTGTAGCGTCGTTTAATGCTTCGAGTGGCACAACAGCCAATATTGGTAGCTCTGGTGCATCTGTAGTTTTTCCTGCTGATAGTTATGTGGATGCAAAAACAAATCAACCTTATACAGGAAATATTAAGGTTTATGCTCGTTTTGCAAATATTGATAGTCCAAATTTTTTAGAAACAGTCCCTGCTACCATGAGAGCCACAGATGCCAATGGAACTGTAAATCGTTTAGAAACCTTTGGGATGATGGAAGTATTGATGGAAGATGCAAGTGGAAACTCTTTGCAACTCTCCAAAAATAAAGCAACAATTAAAATGCCTGTTGCCAATTCTCAGTCTGCAACTGCTCCCAATAGCATCCCACTTTGGAGTTTAGATGAAAATACAGCCACTTGGAAACAAGAAGGCTCAGCTACAAAACAAGGAAATACGTATGTGGGTGAAGTAAGCCATTTTACGTGGTGGAATTGTGATATAGCCCAACCTGTATCTCAAAGGGCATCCATCAAAGGGAGAACTGTAACAACTATCAATGGAGTACTGACACCTGTAAGTGGAGTATCTGTATATAGTTCTCTGGGTGGAAGTGGTATGACAGATACTGATGGTACTTTTGGACATAATAATGTTGCCTCTGTAACATCAGGAACTCCTCTTACCATTTCTTTTAGAAGACAAGATGCTTGTCAAACGGCTGTAGTTACAGTAAACATACCAGCTTTATCTGTGGGACAAGTCTATGATATGGGAGATATTGATGTATCTGCTTTATTCCAGAATCCTGTTGCTGTTTCAGGTACAGTAAATCTCTGTAACAATACTCCAGCAGGCGAATTTGTTCATGTAAAAGTATATGACGCCAATAATAATTATGTTTTAGGGATTTTTACAAATGCTAATAGTAAGTTTTCTTTTGTAAGTTGTGGAATGCCTGCAAAAATAGTAATAAGCAATATTTCAGGAGAGCAACAAATCATCACTAATTTAGTATCAGGAAATTTAGGTACAATTACGCTCAACTGCTCTAATGCAGATAATGATAATGAGTATTTTATCAATGGTGATGGATATAACAATTTGAAAGTGGTTTATACAGATGCCAATTTACCAACAGTTTCTGATTCTACTGTATATTTTCTATCAACTTATACAGCACCTTTGTATAATTATCATGTTTTCTCAGCTACAAGTACAACATGGGGATCAGCCACAATATACCAATCAAAACTTGGTATGAATATTTATATTGAAACCTCTGGAAGCCAAAAATCTTATGAGCCTGTTTCTGGTACAACAGTTGTCACAAGCAACACAGCCACAGAAATAAAAGGTACATTCTCAGGAATTGTAAAAAATAAACAAACAAATGTCCTTGCAAGTATCTATAACGGTAAATTTAGGGCAAGGAAAAGGTAATAAATTATTTGAATTATTTACAACAAGAGTCTGGTAGTTTATCAGGCTCTTGTTTGTTTTATTGCAATTTTTTTTGAGATTTGATTGTTTTTGTATTAAACTTAGAATTCATCACTTATAGCTTAGAATATGTCTATTAAAATTGTAGAATGTCCCAGAGATGCTATGCAAGGCATCCATGATTTTATACCCACAGAACTAAAAGCACAATATTTAAATCTACTTCTAAAAGTAGGTTTTGATACATTAGACTTTGGAAGTTTTGTATCGCCCAAAGCTATCCCACAGATGCAAGATACAGCTCAGGTATTTGAAAAACTTGATTTGAGCAATACAAAAACCAAGTTGCTTGCTATTATTGCCAATTTGAAAGGGGCAGAGCAAGCAAGTCAGTTTGAGCCAATTCAGTATTTAGGATTTCCTCTTTCTGTTTCTCAAGAGTTTCAAAAAAGAAATACTAATAAAAGTATAGAGGAAAGTATTCAGAATGTTGCTGAAATACAAGAACTTTGTTTAAAACACAACAAAACTCAGGTAGTATATTTGTCAATGGCATTTGGAAATCCTTATGATGAGTCTTATAGCCCTGAAATCGTAGAATCTTGGGCTGAAAAATTAGTGCCTTTGGGAGTGAAAATTTTAGCACTTTCTGATACAATTGGAGTTGCCACACCTGAAAGTATCAAAAGTTTATTTAGCCACTTAAATACCAAAATGCCACAAATAGAATGGGGTTTGCATTTGCATAGTAACCCTACAACAGCTTATCAAAAAATTGAAGCAGCTTACGAAGCAGGTTGCAGGCGTTTTGATGGGGCTTTGAGAGGCTTTGGAGGTTGCCCAATGGCAAAAGATGAACTCACAGGTAATATCGCCACAGAAACTATTTTGGCTGTTTTAGAAAATAAAAATAGTGGTTTTAGTTACGATAAACAAGCATTTCAAGAGGCATTCAATTTTTCACCTCAAATATTTGGTTAAAAAATAGGGATAAGAAGCCTTGAGAATCAAGGCTTTTTTATATAAATTTGCGTAGTATTGTTTCACACCAAAAATTAAGATATTTTGATAGAGAAAATTATAACTTTAGAAAACATTTCGTTGGTAGATTTTTTAGGAGCAGAAAATAGCCATATCAAACAATTATCATCAGCATTTCCGACAAGTAAAATTCTTTCAAGAGGTAATGAGATTCGTATTCAAGGACAAACACCTGATATTCTGAAAATCAATGAAATTATTAATTCCCTGATAGAACATTACAATAAATTTGGAAAAATCACATTTGAAAATATAGATGAATATTTATATAGAAGTGGAAGAGAACAGACTGGTGAAGATACATTAGAACAAATCAGAGAAGAAGTGATTTTGTATGGAACAAAGGGTTTTGGAATAAAACCTCGTACACAAAATCAAGCTCTAATTGTAAAAGAGTGTATGGAAAATGATTTGGTTTTTGCTTTGGGACCTGCGGGTACTGGAAAAACCTATATTGCTGTTGCGTTGGCTGTAAGAGCATTGAAGAACAAACAAATTAAGAAAATTATCATTACAAGACCAGCCGTAGAAGCGGGAGAAAATTTAGGTTTTTTACCTGGTGATTTAAAGGAGAAAGTAGATCCATATCTTCGCCCTATTTATGATGCTCTAGATGATATGATTCCTTCTGAAAAACTTAAATTTTACCAAGAAAACAGAATTATAGAAATAGCCCCTTTGGCTTATATGCGTGGACGTACACTCAATGATGCTTTTATTCTTCTGGACGAGGCTCAAAATACTACTCCTATGCAAATGAAGATGTTTCTGACAAGGATGGGAGCAAATTCGAAAGTTATTGTTACTGGTGACCAGTCGCAAGTAGATTTGCCCACTAAGCAACGTTCGGGGCTTGCGGATGCTTTAAGAATACTCAAAGATGTAGATGGGATAGCTTTGGTAGAATTAGATGCTAAAGACGTAGTAAGACATCGTTTAGTAAAAGCCATTATTCGAGCTTATGATAAGTCTGAAAAGACGAACACTACTCCTTAAGTAAAATAAACAATAACAACTATCTAGCAAATGAATGTTTTAAATTATAAGCAAAAATATCTTTCAGAACAATCTCATTATCAATTTATTCTACTTGATGAAGAATTATATATTCTAGATAGTTGTAATACACTTTGGAGTTATTCCAATAAAATAAGGAAAAATATTATTGATATTTTTCCTTTTATTGAGAGCTTAAAAGAAGCTATTCTTTCAGAACCAGAAGTATTTTTACCAAGTGTAGATTTAGCTCTTTATAAAGAAAAACCAGCTATTTATGATTTCTTCTTTGTAAAAGAAAAGGATGCAGAAAAGGCTTATATCCTTTGTATCATTAAAGATACAGAACATACAAGTAAATATATTCTTAAACATCAGCAAGAAGCAAGACTTGCAATGATTGAAAATGAATACTTGGATTTACAAAATAAGAACTTTCAGCTTGAGAATACGCTCTTACAGATTCGTAATACAGAACTACAAAAAAATAAAGATTTAAAAACTTTATTTTTTTCTAAAATAAGTCATGAGCTACGTTCACCTGTTAATGGTATCTTGGGACTTTCTCAGGTAATATTAGAACAAGAAAATTCACAAGGAGAAACAAAAGTATATATAGAAAGTATCTATACGGCAGCGAAACACTTGAGGGTTATTTTAGATGATATTTTAGATATTTCTAAGCTTGAAGTAGGGAATATTATTTTAAACAAAGTTAATTTTCACCTCAATGCAATGTTTCAGCATTTACAACTGAATTTTTTGCATATTTTGGAACAAAAAAAACTTACCTTACATTTTCAAATAGGTGAAAATGTTCCAACTTATCTTATTGGAGATGAGGTTCGTCTGACACAAATTTTCTATAATTTGCTCAGTAATGCGATTAAATTTACAGAAGAAGGTGGTGTTTTTGTAAAAGTAGATTTAGAATCTCAAAAAGAAAATAATCAATGCATTCTTCGTTTTCAAATAAAGGATACAGGTGTAGGAATGCAAGCAAGCCAAATAGATAAAATTTTTGACCCTTACGAGCAAGTAGGGGAATATTCTTATCAGAGTTTGGGTGGAACAGGCTTGGGCCTTTCAGTGGTAAAACAGCTTATAGAATTACAAAAAGGTACAATTGATGTAAAAAGTGTTGTAGGAGAGGGAACAACATTTGTATTTTATTTGCCTTTAGAATATCAAAAAAATATAGAAACCAACACAAAAAGTAAAAATGAGCAAATTAAGAAATTTTATGGCTTAAAAGCTTTGATTGCAGATGATTCGGCTATTAGTAGATTGTACACAAAAAAAATCTTAGAGGAACAAGGCTTCATAGTTCAAACTGCTGAAAGTGGTAGCCAAGCACTAGAAACTGTTTTACAAGAATACTATGACTTGTTCATCACAGATCTTAAGATGCCTGATATGGATGGGGATATGGTAGTAGAAAAATTTTTACTTCAAAACAAATACAACCAAAAAACAGCTATTGTTTTTGCTACTGGAAGTATTGGTATACGAAAAATTAACTATCCAACCATTCTAAAACCTTTTGGACAAGAGCAACTCTATAAAATAATAGAAAGTGTTATTCCTGAAGAAAAAAAGCAGGTATATGGCCTAGAATATCTTTTTAGAATTACAGATAATAATCAGGAGTTTATGCAAGATATGGTGGACTCTTTTGTAAAAGCCGCCCCTGAAGATATACAGAGAATAACAGAAACCATAGCTTTGAAAGATGGCGAAGGTTTACATAAAGCAGTACACAAGCTAAAGCCTATTGCGACACTCATGGGAAATAATGTACTTGCTCGTTTGCTTCATACTATGGAATTTTCGTGTCTTGGAGAGTTTGTTGATTGGAATAAACTGAAAGAGCAAAGCCAAGAAGCATTGAAACTTATCCAAATATCCCTTGATTTCTTCTTGGATCAACAGAAAAATAGATAAAGCTTATTTTTGCATAGCTAAGAAGGCCTTTTCTATGATGTTTTCAAGTACATCCAT
It includes:
- a CDS encoding ATP-dependent dethiobiotin synthetase BioD; the encoded protein is MRYFISAIHTDSGKTLVSAIVAQALKADYWKPIQSGMPKDADTVKNLVSFDIKIHPSAYEFQKPASPHDAAKAESRTIDIEKIFLPETENTLLIEGAGGLLVPLNDTHFVADIAQRFDVEVIFVINIYLGCINHSLLSIQEMKRRNLKVKGIIFNGEDNQETKRIILHHAGYPELLHIHPEKEITPEIAAKYAEQLKGKF
- a CDS encoding hydroxymethylglutaryl-CoA lyase, translating into MSIKIVECPRDAMQGIHDFIPTELKAQYLNLLLKVGFDTLDFGSFVSPKAIPQMQDTAQVFEKLDLSNTKTKLLAIIANLKGAEQASQFEPIQYLGFPLSVSQEFQKRNTNKSIEESIQNVAEIQELCLKHNKTQVVYLSMAFGNPYDESYSPEIVESWAEKLVPLGVKILALSDTIGVATPESIKSLFSHLNTKMPQIEWGLHLHSNPTTAYQKIEAAYEAGCRRFDGALRGFGGCPMAKDELTGNIATETILAVLENKNSGFSYDKQAFQEAFNFSPQIFG
- a CDS encoding phosphate starvation-inducible protein PhoH, translating into MIEKIITLENISLVDFLGAENSHIKQLSSAFPTSKILSRGNEIRIQGQTPDILKINEIINSLIEHYNKFGKITFENIDEYLYRSGREQTGEDTLEQIREEVILYGTKGFGIKPRTQNQALIVKECMENDLVFALGPAGTGKTYIAVALAVRALKNKQIKKIIITRPAVEAGENLGFLPGDLKEKVDPYLRPIYDALDDMIPSEKLKFYQENRIIEIAPLAYMRGRTLNDAFILLDEAQNTTPMQMKMFLTRMGANSKVIVTGDQSQVDLPTKQRSGLADALRILKDVDGIALVELDAKDVVRHRLVKAIIRAYDKSEKTNTTP